The Christiangramia flava JLT2011 genome has a segment encoding these proteins:
- a CDS encoding DUF2267 domain-containing protein — protein sequence MDEVVKMVAEKAGITEGQAKIAVQVVAGILKDRMPDAMAGQVDAYLKGEGNAKNISDMAGKLGGMFGKK from the coding sequence ATGGATGAAGTAGTCAAAATGGTAGCTGAAAAAGCTGGAATCACTGAAGGTCAGGCTAAAATTGCCGTACAGGTGGTCGCCGGAATTCTAAAAGATCGTATGCCAGATGCAATGGCAGGGCAGGTTGATGCCTATTTGAAGGGTGAAGGAAATGCGAAAAACATCAGCGATATGGCCGGGAAGCTCGGCGGGATGTTCGGAAAGAAATAA
- a CDS encoding zinc-dependent metalloprotease → MIRKQSLRLLLLALSLSASGCAVFNPDSMKEPVAQAAGEETKKDDKDGMKPYNKVITKDAKSDAGLFTVHKVKDKYYYEIPDSLFNREMLTVTRIAKTATGIGFGGGKENTQVHRWQRKGDKVLLRVVSHEIYAADSLPIHEAVVNSNFEPIIQSFDIKTEKKDSTGTAAVIDVTDLYTKDVQALGLQDNTRKRYKVSRLDDSRSYIDTIRSYPENIEIRHVKTYNAGEPPSNESTGSISMEFSNSMILLPKVPMQRRYYDQRVGWFTTGQTDYGLDEQKSKTIQYLDRWRLEVKPEDMEKFKAGELVEPKEPIVYYIDRATPEKWRPYIKEGIEDWQKAFEAAGFKNAILAKDAPTPEEDPDWSPEDVRYSVVRYLASPIPNANGPHVSDPRSGEILESDINWYHNVMTLLRNWYFVQTAAINPEAQNVKFKDEIMGRLIRFVSSHEVGHTLGLPHNMGSSVAYKVEDLRDPEFTQKYGTAPSIMDYARFNYVAQPEDGDVAMMPNIGPYDKYAIEWGYRPIPGKNATEEKPILDDWILEHAGDPMYRFGRQQSGGVIDPSSQTEDLGDDAMLASEYGIKNLKRIVPNLIEWTAEDGKDYEDLDDLYGQVLSQYNRYMGHVAANVGGVYEIYKTYDQEGAVYTHVDKETQQRAMKFLQENLFETPEWLINQDIFNKIEFDGNIERVRGMQQRALNNILDFGRMSRLMENEEINGNKAYSLLDMMTDLRKGIWSEIYSGQKVDRYRRNLQRAYIERMAYLMKEEQDEIPSRYRRWVSRSDVDVSQSDIRPVVRGELNTLERQIRNSLYSSGDRLTRYHLQDALKRIDLILNPVN, encoded by the coding sequence ATGATTAGAAAACAGAGCCTTCGGCTACTGCTGCTGGCGCTTTCCCTATCTGCTTCGGGCTGCGCCGTTTTCAATCCCGATTCCATGAAAGAGCCTGTTGCACAGGCAGCGGGTGAGGAAACTAAGAAAGACGATAAAGACGGCATGAAACCTTATAATAAGGTTATTACTAAGGATGCTAAAAGCGACGCCGGACTTTTTACCGTTCACAAAGTAAAAGACAAATATTACTACGAAATCCCAGACAGCCTTTTCAATCGTGAAATGCTTACCGTAACCAGGATTGCCAAAACGGCGACAGGAATTGGTTTTGGTGGCGGAAAGGAAAACACGCAGGTGCATCGCTGGCAACGAAAAGGAGATAAAGTACTGCTTCGCGTGGTTTCTCACGAGATCTACGCAGCCGATTCTCTTCCCATCCACGAAGCGGTGGTCAATTCCAATTTCGAACCGATCATCCAGAGCTTCGATATCAAAACGGAAAAGAAAGATTCTACCGGCACTGCCGCGGTAATAGATGTGACCGATCTTTATACCAAGGATGTACAGGCGCTTGGTTTGCAGGACAACACGCGTAAACGCTATAAAGTTTCCAGGCTGGACGATTCCCGTTCTTATATAGATACCATCAGGAGTTACCCGGAGAACATCGAGATCAGGCACGTGAAAACTTATAATGCGGGTGAGCCGCCTTCGAATGAAAGTACCGGGTCCATTTCCATGGAATTCAGTAATTCCATGATCTTATTGCCAAAAGTGCCAATGCAACGTCGCTATTACGATCAACGCGTAGGTTGGTTCACAACCGGCCAGACAGATTATGGCCTGGATGAGCAAAAAAGCAAAACCATTCAGTACCTGGATCGCTGGAGACTGGAAGTGAAACCGGAAGATATGGAGAAATTCAAGGCCGGTGAACTGGTGGAGCCCAAAGAACCAATCGTGTACTATATCGATCGTGCAACCCCTGAAAAGTGGAGACCATATATCAAAGAAGGTATCGAAGACTGGCAGAAAGCTTTTGAAGCAGCCGGTTTCAAAAATGCCATTTTGGCTAAAGATGCTCCCACGCCGGAAGAAGACCCAGACTGGAGCCCGGAGGATGTTCGGTATTCAGTTGTTCGTTACCTGGCTTCTCCAATTCCCAACGCTAATGGACCTCACGTGAGCGACCCGCGTTCCGGGGAGATTTTGGAATCTGATATTAACTGGTATCACAACGTCATGACCCTTCTGAGAAACTGGTATTTTGTGCAGACAGCTGCCATTAATCCGGAAGCTCAGAATGTGAAATTTAAAGACGAGATCATGGGACGCCTGATTCGTTTCGTTTCCTCGCATGAAGTTGGGCATACGCTTGGGCTTCCGCATAACATGGGAAGCAGTGTGGCCTACAAAGTAGAAGATCTTAGAGATCCCGAGTTTACTCAAAAATATGGAACAGCGCCTTCCATCATGGACTATGCGCGCTTTAATTACGTGGCGCAACCGGAAGATGGAGATGTGGCAATGATGCCAAATATTGGCCCGTATGATAAATATGCGATCGAATGGGGATACCGCCCAATTCCGGGGAAAAATGCAACTGAAGAAAAGCCTATTTTGGACGATTGGATCCTGGAACACGCCGGTGACCCGATGTATCGCTTCGGAAGACAGCAAAGTGGCGGAGTTATTGACCCAAGCTCACAGACAGAAGATCTTGGCGACGATGCCATGCTGGCCAGTGAATACGGAATTAAGAACCTGAAGCGCATCGTTCCAAACCTCATCGAATGGACAGCGGAAGATGGTAAGGATTACGAAGACCTTGACGACCTTTACGGACAGGTGCTTTCCCAATACAACCGCTATATGGGCCATGTGGCGGCCAACGTAGGCGGTGTTTACGAAATCTATAAAACCTACGACCAGGAAGGCGCCGTATATACACATGTAGATAAAGAAACACAGCAACGTGCCATGAAGTTTCTTCAGGAAAACCTTTTTGAAACTCCGGAATGGCTGATCAATCAGGATATTTTCAATAAAATTGAATTCGACGGAAATATCGAACGGGTTCGCGGGATGCAGCAACGCGCACTGAACAACATCCTGGACTTCGGAAGAATGTCTCGCTTGATGGAAAATGAAGAGATCAATGGCAACAAAGCTTACTCTCTTTTAGACATGATGACCGATCTTCGAAAAGGTATCTGGAGTGAAATCTATTCTGGCCAGAAGGTGGACCGTTACCGTCGTAACCTTCAAAGAGCTTATATCGAAAGAATGGCGTATTTGATGAAGGAGGAACAGGATGAAATTCCTTCCAGATATCGCCGATGGGTCTCCAGAAGTGACGTGGACGTTTCTCAAAGTGATATTCGCCCGGTGGTTCGTGGAGAACTTAACACTTTGGAAAGACAGATCAGAAATTCACTTTACAGCTCCGGTGACAGGCTAACCCGTTACCACCTGCAGGATGCCCTGAAAAGAATCGATCTTATTCTGAATCCTGTAAACTAA
- a CDS encoding permease — protein sequence MMQEDFLSKWGEAANTSAGFFWMALWAFALGYVISSCIQVFVTEKRMQQTMGKNESKGVLLGTFFGFISSSCSFAALASTKSLFKKGASFVSSIAFLLASTNLVIELGIIISIFLGWQFVVGEYLGGIILILISWLLIRLINPKKLIKKAKERLDSSDDDEDETSKSWKEKMKSETGWAKVSQQYGMEWKMVWKDVTVGFTIAGIVAAFVPDSFFQTLFINSGQGGNTDFGFFTILEHIIVGPVAAFLTFIGSMGNIPLAALLFGKGVSFAGVMAFIFSDLVVFPILRINAKYYGWKMSFFILFLLFTSLVGASLALHYGFDLLNMLPDPSSVKIQDTEYFKIDYTFWLNMVFLLISGYLIYLGFFKRKDVMFMKEMAPKSKVLENTLKYLAFACYLWLAGGLIVKYFVS from the coding sequence ATGATGCAGGAAGATTTTTTAAGCAAATGGGGAGAAGCGGCGAATACTTCAGCCGGGTTTTTCTGGATGGCACTCTGGGCATTTGCCCTTGGATACGTGATTAGTAGTTGTATCCAGGTATTTGTCACCGAAAAACGAATGCAGCAAACCATGGGAAAAAACGAATCGAAGGGAGTTTTGTTAGGCACTTTTTTCGGTTTCATCAGTAGTTCCTGCAGTTTTGCCGCTCTGGCTTCCACCAAAAGTTTGTTTAAAAAAGGAGCAAGTTTTGTCTCTTCTATCGCATTTCTCCTGGCATCCACCAACCTGGTGATCGAATTAGGAATCATTATCTCGATCTTTCTTGGCTGGCAGTTCGTGGTTGGCGAATACCTGGGCGGAATCATCCTGATTCTTATCAGCTGGTTATTGATACGACTGATCAATCCTAAGAAACTGATCAAAAAAGCAAAGGAGCGCCTGGACAGCTCCGATGATGATGAAGACGAGACCAGCAAGTCCTGGAAAGAAAAAATGAAGTCGGAAACCGGGTGGGCGAAGGTTTCGCAGCAGTATGGGATGGAGTGGAAGATGGTTTGGAAAGATGTCACCGTTGGATTTACCATTGCCGGGATCGTTGCGGCTTTCGTTCCAGATTCTTTTTTCCAGACGCTTTTCATCAATAGTGGTCAGGGTGGAAATACTGATTTTGGATTTTTTACCATCCTGGAACATATTATCGTAGGTCCGGTAGCAGCTTTTTTGACCTTTATAGGCTCCATGGGAAATATTCCGCTGGCTGCGTTGTTATTCGGAAAAGGGGTGAGTTTTGCCGGAGTGATGGCTTTTATTTTTAGTGACCTGGTAGTGTTCCCCATTCTTCGGATCAATGCAAAATACTATGGATGGAAAATGAGCTTTTTTATCCTGTTCCTGTTATTCACCTCGCTGGTGGGAGCGTCACTGGCCCTGCATTATGGTTTCGATCTACTGAATATGTTGCCAGATCCTTCTTCCGTAAAAATTCAGGATACGGAATATTTTAAAATTGATTATACGTTCTGGCTGAATATGGTTTTCCTTTTAATTTCCGGTTACCTGATCTACCTCGGATTCTTCAAAAGAAAAGATGTGATGTTTATGAAAGAAATGGCTCCGAAAAGCAAAGTTTTGGAAAACACGCTAAAATATCTTGCATTCGCTTGTTACCTGTGGTTAGCCGGCGGACTCATCGTGAAATATTTTGTGTCATAA
- a CDS encoding heavy metal translocating P-type ATPase, protein MKHTYKITGMTCNGCRSHVEHTLNNVEGVEQAFVNLEKAEAVIEMKQHLKVEIFEKALQEEGGNYHIMMPGEERTHQEHAHPNKEKRKSGKGTGTWYCPMHCEGEKTYDQPGDCPVCGMDLVEEVSYRSQGSHYTCPMHPEIIRDQPGDCPICGMDLVPIEPAPSAEDQSYKKLLKKFWIAVAFTLPVFLIAMSEMLNQNPLYDLADLQVWNWVQFGLSLPVVFYACWMFFQRAWRSVKTWNLNMFTLIGIGSGIAWIFSVFGLLFPDFFPAQFKTEAGTVHVYFEAATVILTLVMLGQVLEARAHSRTNSAIKELLKLAPNTAVRVKNGQEETVAIDAIEKGDELRVKPGGKIPVDGKIKTGKSSIDESMITGEPVPVEKTEGDKVSSGTINGNQSFTMIAEKVGDETLLAQIIKMVNEASRSQAPIQKLADRISAYFVPIVVLVSVITFIVWAAIGPEPAYVYALVNAIAVLIIACPCALGLATPMSVMVGVGKGAQNGVLIKNARALEQMNKIDTLIIDKTGTITEGKPSVEKVVSLQENFSEEELAGIIAAVNSQSEHPLARATVEYAENKAIQRFDATEFEAVTGKGVIAEVNGKKIAIGNDVLFKERKISLPEVAVQKVTAEQEKGKTVSYVSVEGKLAGFVVISDKIKESSKGTLQKLQSEGVKVVMLTGDNQKTAAAVASELGLDDFKAEMVPQDKQEVVKKLQADGLKVAMAGDGINDAPALAQADIGIAMGTGTDVAIESAEITLVKGDLQGVLKAIRLSEKVMKNIKENLFFALVYNTIGVPIAAGVLYPVFGILLSPMIAALAMSFSSVSVIANALRLRSAKLN, encoded by the coding sequence ATGAAACATACATATAAAATTACCGGGATGACCTGCAACGGCTGCCGGTCTCATGTGGAGCATACGCTGAATAATGTGGAGGGAGTGGAGCAGGCTTTTGTAAACCTGGAAAAAGCTGAAGCTGTAATCGAGATGAAACAGCATCTAAAGGTCGAAATCTTTGAAAAGGCGCTTCAGGAAGAAGGTGGCAATTATCATATTATGATGCCTGGTGAGGAAAGGACTCATCAGGAACATGCGCATCCAAACAAAGAAAAGAGAAAATCAGGGAAAGGAACAGGCACCTGGTATTGCCCAATGCATTGCGAGGGTGAAAAGACCTATGATCAACCCGGAGACTGCCCGGTTTGTGGGATGGACCTGGTCGAAGAGGTGAGCTATCGTTCACAGGGAAGTCACTACACCTGCCCCATGCACCCGGAAATTATTCGGGATCAACCTGGAGATTGCCCAATTTGCGGGATGGATCTGGTGCCCATAGAACCTGCACCTTCTGCTGAAGACCAATCCTATAAAAAACTGCTGAAAAAATTCTGGATCGCGGTGGCGTTTACTTTGCCAGTTTTTTTAATAGCCATGTCTGAAATGCTGAATCAGAATCCGCTGTATGATCTTGCTGATCTGCAGGTCTGGAACTGGGTGCAGTTCGGTTTGTCCCTACCGGTAGTATTTTACGCCTGCTGGATGTTCTTCCAGAGAGCCTGGCGATCAGTGAAAACCTGGAATTTGAACATGTTTACGCTTATCGGAATTGGTTCAGGGATCGCCTGGATTTTCAGTGTATTTGGCTTGCTTTTCCCAGACTTTTTCCCGGCACAATTTAAAACAGAAGCGGGGACCGTACACGTATATTTTGAAGCTGCCACAGTGATTTTAACACTGGTAATGCTGGGGCAGGTACTGGAGGCGAGAGCTCACAGCCGAACCAATTCAGCGATCAAAGAATTGCTGAAACTGGCTCCTAATACTGCCGTTCGCGTTAAAAATGGCCAAGAGGAAACAGTGGCTATAGATGCGATTGAAAAAGGTGATGAGTTAAGAGTGAAACCTGGTGGAAAAATTCCGGTAGACGGAAAAATCAAAACCGGTAAGAGCAGTATTGATGAATCCATGATTACCGGGGAACCGGTTCCTGTTGAAAAAACCGAAGGAGACAAGGTGAGTTCCGGAACCATTAACGGTAATCAAAGCTTTACGATGATTGCCGAGAAAGTTGGCGATGAAACCCTGCTCGCACAGATCATCAAAATGGTTAATGAAGCCAGCCGTTCCCAGGCGCCTATTCAAAAGCTGGCTGATAGGATTTCAGCTTATTTTGTACCAATTGTGGTCCTGGTATCGGTAATCACGTTTATTGTTTGGGCGGCAATTGGTCCGGAACCGGCCTACGTTTACGCTTTGGTAAATGCCATCGCGGTTTTGATAATCGCCTGTCCCTGCGCTCTGGGTCTGGCCACGCCAATGTCGGTCATGGTTGGCGTAGGGAAAGGCGCCCAGAACGGCGTACTGATCAAGAATGCGCGAGCTTTGGAACAAATGAATAAGATCGATACGCTGATCATTGATAAAACCGGGACGATTACTGAAGGAAAACCTTCAGTTGAAAAAGTGGTAAGCCTTCAGGAGAACTTTTCCGAAGAAGAACTGGCGGGGATCATTGCAGCGGTCAATTCGCAAAGCGAGCATCCGCTTGCCAGGGCAACTGTTGAGTATGCTGAAAATAAAGCGATTCAACGTTTCGATGCTACTGAATTCGAAGCGGTAACCGGAAAAGGGGTGATTGCTGAGGTAAATGGAAAAAAGATCGCTATAGGGAACGATGTCCTATTTAAGGAAAGAAAAATTTCACTTCCCGAGGTGGCTGTTCAGAAAGTGACTGCCGAGCAGGAAAAGGGCAAGACGGTTTCTTATGTGAGCGTGGAAGGGAAACTTGCCGGCTTCGTGGTCATTTCCGATAAAATAAAGGAGAGCAGTAAAGGCACCCTTCAAAAATTACAAAGTGAAGGCGTGAAAGTGGTGATGCTTACCGGCGATAATCAGAAAACCGCGGCGGCCGTCGCTTCGGAATTAGGCCTGGACGATTTCAAGGCTGAAATGGTTCCGCAGGACAAACAGGAAGTGGTGAAAAAGCTACAGGCTGACGGATTGAAGGTTGCCATGGCCGGTGACGGAATCAATGATGCTCCAGCCTTGGCTCAGGCCGATATTGGGATCGCGATGGGTACTGGAACCGATGTGGCTATCGAAAGCGCAGAAATAACCCTGGTGAAAGGAGACCTTCAAGGTGTGCTGAAAGCGATCAGGCTGAGTGAAAAAGTGATGAAAAACATCAAAGAAAACCTGTTTTTCGCACTGGTCTATAACACTATCGGAGTACCGATTGCTGCGGGGGTCCTTTACCCTGTTTTCGGAATCCTTTTATCGCCCATGATCGCAGCACTCGCCATGAGTTTCAGCTCTGTTTCAGTGATCGCGAATGCACTGCGATTAAGAAGCGCAAAATTAAACTAG
- a CDS encoding four-helix bundle copper-binding protein, which produces MRNEKLISALGNCINHCNYCADACLDEENVKMMKDCIRTDRVCAEVCSSLNQILATGYQNVQGLIDYCIEVCTACADECSKHEHDHCQACAKACRECVEACKAY; this is translated from the coding sequence ATGAGAAATGAGAAGCTGATATCAGCCTTGGGGAATTGCATCAACCACTGTAATTATTGTGCCGATGCCTGCCTGGATGAAGAGAACGTTAAAATGATGAAAGACTGCATCCGTACAGACCGGGTTTGTGCAGAAGTTTGTTCCAGTTTAAACCAGATACTGGCTACCGGATATCAAAACGTGCAGGGACTAATTGATTATTGTATTGAAGTTTGTACAGCCTGTGCAGATGAATGTAGCAAACATGAACACGATCATTGCCAGGCCTGTGCAAAAGCCTGTCGTGAGTGTGTAGAGGCCTGTAAGGCTTATTAA
- a CDS encoding helix-turn-helix transcriptional regulator, whose product MTVSEILKSKEIAFREIGLGFAELEKLPADGKLLELGTQLSEVGFELIEKRNDRLISQIKSLIIAEVYAEDYSGAKLSEILTSRLAYDYSHITHIFTQAEGQSIQTFYNSVKIERIKELLAYDEFSIAQIADRLGFSTPAYLSTFFKKSTGYTPSQFRDLPEKDRKSLDSI is encoded by the coding sequence ATGACAGTTTCGGAAATTCTCAAGAGCAAAGAGATCGCGTTCCGGGAAATTGGGCTGGGTTTTGCCGAGCTTGAAAAACTTCCTGCAGATGGGAAATTGCTGGAACTTGGAACTCAGCTAAGCGAAGTGGGCTTTGAACTTATCGAGAAACGAAACGACCGGCTCATTAGCCAGATCAAATCACTGATCATCGCTGAGGTATATGCGGAAGATTATTCCGGAGCAAAGCTTTCAGAAATACTGACTTCCAGGCTGGCGTATGATTACAGCCACATCACGCATATTTTCACGCAGGCCGAAGGGCAGAGTATCCAAACATTTTATAATTCAGTGAAGATCGAGAGGATCAAGGAACTGCTCGCCTATGATGAGTTCAGTATTGCCCAGATCGCTGATCGCCTAGGTTTCTCCACACCGGCTTACCTGTCTACCTTCTTTAAAAAATCAACGGGTTATACACCATCCCAGTTTCGGGATTTGCCGGAGAAAGATCGAAAATCCTTAGATTCGATTTAA
- a CDS encoding DUF3347 domain-containing protein produces the protein MKRVIRNITVAGMLILGLSFTSCKNSAEKDADQMTEQSSGEQDSHPEGGMGKMDHAGDSESISEDNQVKTTGMAAFGDKKVADLYDTYLEIKDALVATDSKAAAQAASHMVSIGNGNVTSIAKQIAESDDINVQREAFSQLTSRIEPQLKGTLASGQIYKQYCPMAFEGKGDYWLSDSEQIRNPYFGNQMLTCGRTEEIIKK, from the coding sequence ATGAAAAGAGTAATTAGAAATATTACGGTAGCAGGAATGCTAATTTTAGGACTGAGTTTTACTTCTTGTAAAAACTCTGCTGAAAAAGATGCTGATCAGATGACCGAACAGTCGTCGGGAGAGCAGGATAGTCATCCAGAAGGAGGGATGGGAAAAATGGATCACGCTGGTGATTCTGAAAGTATTTCCGAAGATAACCAGGTGAAAACTACCGGGATGGCAGCATTTGGAGATAAAAAAGTGGCTGATTTGTATGATACATACCTGGAGATCAAGGATGCCCTTGTAGCAACCGATTCGAAGGCTGCTGCACAGGCTGCTTCTCATATGGTATCAATCGGAAATGGGAATGTAACCTCTATCGCAAAGCAGATTGCTGAAAGTGATGATATCAATGTGCAGCGTGAAGCATTTTCGCAGTTAACTTCCCGTATTGAACCTCAGTTAAAAGGGACTTTGGCTTCCGGGCAGATCTATAAGCAGTATTGCCCAATGGCTTTTGAAGGAAAAGGTGATTACTGGCTATCAGATTCAGAACAGATCAGAAACCCTTATTTTGGGAATCAGATGCTTACCTGCGGGAGAACAGAAGAAATTATCAAAAAATAA
- a CDS encoding PepSY domain-containing protein: MVKRKTSLRIRKIHRYLGIFIGLQFIMWTVSGLYFSWTDIDEIHGDQFKKLPPETIAFSNLKGIGDLLPGEAVTSVDLKDISGEPYYFINSEKLVHAENGKILNEISEEQALDIAARHVRDELQVSGIRKIDSLGAHHEYRGGSLPAYEISYDTGENLKAYVGARDASFKSVRFRDWRWFDFLWMMHTMDYQTRDDFNNWLLRIFSVSGLVAVLSGFVLWYVSSPSVRKVLK, from the coding sequence ATCGTAAAAAGAAAAACCTCGCTGCGAATTCGGAAAATTCACAGGTATCTGGGAATTTTTATCGGGCTGCAATTCATTATGTGGACGGTGAGCGGCCTGTATTTCAGCTGGACCGATATTGATGAGATCCACGGCGATCAATTTAAAAAGCTGCCACCTGAGACTATCGCGTTCAGTAACCTGAAAGGAATTGGCGACCTGTTGCCCGGTGAGGCAGTGACGAGCGTAGACCTGAAAGACATCAGCGGTGAGCCCTATTATTTCATCAATTCTGAAAAACTGGTTCATGCCGAAAATGGTAAAATTCTGAATGAAATTTCCGAAGAACAGGCATTGGATATTGCAGCGAGGCATGTACGCGACGAGTTGCAGGTTTCAGGAATTCGGAAGATCGACAGTCTGGGCGCTCATCACGAGTATCGCGGCGGAAGCCTGCCAGCTTACGAAATTTCTTATGATACCGGTGAGAATCTCAAAGCCTACGTGGGCGCCAGGGATGCCAGTTTCAAAAGTGTGCGTTTTCGAGACTGGCGATGGTTTGATTTTCTATGGATGATGCATACGATGGATTACCAGACGAGAGATGACTTTAATAATTGGCTGCTGAGAATCTTCAGTGTAAGCGGACTCGTTGCCGTTCTGAGCGGATTCGTTCTCTGGTATGTTTCTTCACCCAGTGTAAGAAAGGTGTTGAAATAG
- a CDS encoding efflux RND transporter periplasmic adaptor subunit: MRTNNKNILVMAGLLVLGILLGWIFFGGNDAAENEHNHADNEEKGQVWTCSMHPQIRQSEPGQCPICGMDLIPASSGGDELDASVYQMSENAMKLANITTMEVGNGEVSKNIRLNGKIEVNEKNSYTQSTHIPGRIEQMRVNFTGEKVNRGQTLAIVYSPAIVTAQEELLQAARIKESQPELFEAAKRKLRNWKISEAQINNMLNRNEPIDRFPISADVSGVVTELMAEQGDYLERGMPIYQIANLDKVWVLFDLYESDLNWVKEGSQVAYTVQSIPGETFEGTISFIDPILNDNTRVATARIEVDNSNGQFKPGMFVSAQIETDMSQNGEQQMVIPRSSVLWTGERSVVYVKKSLESGVGFELREVNLGTATGDSYVVKSGLQPGEEIVVNGTFTVDSAVQLAGKPSMMNPDMNMQAGKEIAEKDKKVLMPLFMNYLQLKDQLVADDFDSAKNTISKIQQNSEAISEEGLTEETAENWENFKPGLQNSVQKMKEAKDISALRENFDELSSVMIGIAKIANPMPGMYVLRCPMANSNRGADWLSMNSEIKNPYYGQSMLTCGEIKAEIK, translated from the coding sequence ATGAGAACGAATAATAAGAATATTCTCGTAATGGCCGGGCTTCTCGTGCTGGGAATCTTACTCGGCTGGATATTTTTCGGTGGCAATGATGCTGCGGAAAATGAGCATAATCATGCCGATAATGAGGAAAAAGGACAGGTCTGGACCTGTTCGATGCATCCGCAGATTCGCCAGAGTGAACCGGGGCAATGCCCTATTTGCGGGATGGACCTGATACCGGCTTCTTCCGGAGGTGATGAACTGGATGCGAGCGTTTATCAAATGAGCGAAAATGCGATGAAACTCGCCAATATAACGACGATGGAAGTGGGAAATGGTGAAGTTTCCAAAAACATTCGGTTAAACGGAAAGATCGAGGTCAATGAGAAGAACAGTTATACACAGTCGACTCACATTCCGGGTAGGATCGAGCAGATGCGAGTGAATTTTACGGGTGAAAAAGTGAATCGAGGGCAAACATTAGCCATTGTGTATTCTCCTGCGATCGTTACCGCACAGGAAGAATTACTGCAGGCCGCAAGAATAAAGGAAAGTCAGCCGGAGTTATTTGAAGCCGCCAAGCGAAAATTGAGGAACTGGAAGATCAGCGAGGCGCAGATCAATAATATGCTGAATAGAAATGAACCGATAGACCGTTTCCCGATTTCAGCAGATGTTTCAGGTGTGGTCACCGAATTAATGGCAGAGCAGGGCGATTACCTGGAGCGCGGAATGCCGATCTACCAGATCGCGAACCTGGATAAGGTCTGGGTGCTTTTTGATCTCTATGAAAGCGACCTGAACTGGGTAAAGGAAGGTAGCCAAGTGGCATACACTGTCCAGTCGATTCCGGGAGAAACTTTTGAAGGAACGATCAGTTTTATAGATCCGATTTTGAATGACAATACCCGGGTGGCAACGGCGAGAATAGAAGTAGATAACTCTAACGGACAATTTAAACCAGGAATGTTTGTAAGCGCACAGATCGAAACGGACATGAGCCAGAATGGTGAGCAGCAAATGGTGATTCCAAGATCGTCAGTTTTATGGACAGGTGAACGATCGGTGGTTTATGTGAAAAAATCTTTAGAAAGCGGGGTAGGCTTTGAACTGCGCGAAGTAAACCTGGGAACTGCAACCGGTGATTCGTATGTGGTGAAAAGCGGATTGCAGCCTGGAGAAGAAATCGTGGTGAACGGAACTTTTACAGTTGATTCGGCCGTGCAGCTGGCAGGAAAACCGAGCATGATGAATCCAGATATGAACATGCAGGCTGGAAAGGAAATCGCGGAAAAAGATAAGAAAGTACTGATGCCTTTATTTATGAATTATCTTCAGTTGAAAGATCAGCTCGTGGCAGATGATTTTGATTCGGCTAAGAATACGATTTCCAAAATTCAGCAAAATTCCGAAGCAATTTCCGAAGAAGGTCTAACCGAAGAAACTGCGGAAAACTGGGAAAATTTCAAACCAGGACTTCAGAATTCAGTTCAGAAAATGAAGGAAGCCAAAGATATTTCCGCATTACGGGAAAACTTTGACGAACTCTCTTCGGTAATGATCGGTATTGCGAAAATCGCCAATCCAATGCCGGGAATGTACGTATTGCGTTGCCCGATGGCAAACAGCAATCGGGGTGCCGACTGGCTGAGTATGAACAGTGAAATCAAAAACCCTTATTATGGGCAGTCGATGCTGACCTGTGGGGAGATCAAAGCAGAAATAAAATAA